A genomic segment from Desulfobacterales bacterium encodes:
- a CDS encoding GDP-L-fucose synthase, which produces MDKYSKIYVAGHTGLVGTAILRRLKADKYRNLIFRSHAELDLTRQTAVEDFFQTEKPEYVFLAAAKVGGILANSTYPADFIYDNLVIQTNVIHAARKSGVKRLLFLGSSCIYPRECPQPMKEEYLLTGPLEKTNEPYAIAKIAGIKMCQSYNRQHGTRFLAVMPTNLYGPNDSFDLETSHVLPALIRKFHLAKLAAAGDWQSIDRDEKKYGAIPDDFRFSLISISRSAGHAVSVPTNTSLPAPSVPIWGSGTPRREFLHVDDLADACLFLINTPHPVFHSLIVDSQVPLINIGCSQDHTIRELAGLVNAVVGFQGEIIFDPSKPDGTPRKLLDTSNIAGMGWEPTLSFQQGIRETYQWYLNP; this is translated from the coding sequence GTACGGCCATCCTGCGCCGGCTAAAGGCGGATAAGTATCGGAATCTTATTTTTCGAAGCCATGCCGAACTGGACCTGACCCGGCAGACAGCGGTTGAAGATTTTTTTCAAACGGAAAAACCGGAGTACGTTTTTCTGGCTGCTGCCAAAGTGGGCGGGATTCTGGCAAACAGCACCTACCCGGCGGACTTCATCTATGACAACCTGGTCATCCAGACGAATGTGATCCATGCAGCCCGGAAATCCGGTGTCAAACGGTTACTTTTTTTGGGGTCTTCATGCATCTATCCCCGGGAATGCCCCCAGCCCATGAAAGAAGAATACCTCTTGACCGGACCCCTTGAAAAAACAAATGAACCCTACGCCATTGCCAAGATTGCCGGCATTAAGATGTGCCAGTCCTATAACCGCCAGCATGGCACCCGTTTTCTGGCGGTCATGCCCACCAACCTCTATGGCCCCAACGACAGCTTCGATCTTGAAACAAGCCATGTTCTGCCGGCCCTGATCCGCAAGTTTCACCTGGCCAAGCTGGCTGCGGCCGGAGACTGGCAATCGATCGACCGGGATGAAAAAAAATACGGCGCCATTCCGGACGATTTCCGCTTCAGTTTGATATCCATATCCAGAAGCGCCGGACATGCCGTATCAGTTCCGACCAACACCTCATTGCCTGCGCCGTCAGTGCCCATATGGGGTAGCGGTACCCCGCGCCGCGAATTCCTCCATGTGGATGATCTGGCCGATGCCTGCCTTTTTCTAATTAATACACCGCATCCAGTGTTTCATTCTTTAATCGTTGACTCACAAGTGCCATTGATAAATATAGGATGCAGCCAGGATCATACGATTCGAGAACTTGCAGGTTTAGTAAATGCCGTCGTTGGATTCCAAGGTGAAATCATTTTTGACCCCTCCAAACCGGACGGCACCCCCCGGAAATTGCTCGATACTTCTAATATTGCCGGTATGGGGTGGGAGCCGACGCTGTCATTTCAACAGGGAATCCGAGAGACATATCAATGGTATTTGAATCCGTAA